A region of the Bacillus sp. NP247 genome:
AAATCATCTGCATTTACAATTAACTTAATCATCGTAATACCTCCTAATAGAATAAAAAAAGCGGGCTAAATAGCGCCGCTTTTATTTCTCTACCTTTTTGAAGAACTGTGGAAGATGTTCTTTATGTGCTTCCAACATTTCATCTAAAATTTGTTTTGCAACTTTATCAGATGGTACAAGTGGATTAATTGTCATAGCAAGCAGCGCCTTATGATAATCCCCTGTAATAGCAGCTTCAATTGTTGTGCGCTCAAATGATTTAATTTGCTGTACTAAACCGCGAACTGGTACCGGTAAGTCTCCAACCGCAATTGGTTTTGGACCTTTTTTCGTAATAATACAGTTCACTTCAACAGCCGAATCATGTGGCAAGCTTGCAATTGTTCCGTTGTTTCGTGTATTAACAGGCTGGATATCACCTTTATTATTGTAAATAGACGTAATTAAGCTACATGCTGCGTCACTATAATAAGCTCCGCCGCGTTTTTCTAATTGTGGTGGCTTAATATCTAAATTCGGGTCTTTATATAACTCGAATAAATCATCTTCTAATTGTTTTACTACTTCTGCACGTGTACCTTTTTCAATCGAAGCTTCTTTCTCTTCTTCTAACATTTCACGTGTTTTATAGTAGTAACGATGGTATGGACATGGAATTGCACGAAGGCCGCGAATAAAGTCTGGCTCCCAGTTAAGTGCAGCAATGTTTTCCATCGTAATTTGCTTTTCTGGATCTGTTACAAGTTCTAGTACACGGTCCATTACACTTACTCCATCTAAGTATACATCTAACCCGTATACCATATGATTTAAACCAGCGAAATCAACGTGGACACGGCTTGCATCTACTTCAAGTAATCTTGCAAGACCCATACGAATTCCGATTGGAACGTTACATAGACCAACTACTCTTTGAATATTTGTATAACGAAGGACAGCTTCTGTTACCATGCCAGCTGGATTCGCGAAGTTAATTAACCATGCATTTGGACAAAGTTCCTCCATGTCCTTACAAATATCTAAAATAACAGGAATCGTTCTCAGCGCTTTGAATAAACCACCAGGACCATTCGTTTCCTGACCAATTACATCATATTTTAACGGGATCGCTTCATCTTTTGCACGCGCTTCCAATAAACCAACGCGAAGCTGTGTTGTTACGAAGTCAGCACCTTTTAATGCCTCACGACGATCAAGTGTTAAATGAATATCGATTGGTAAACCTGATTTTTTCACCATACGTTTCGCTAAGTTACCAACGATTTCTAACTTTTCCTTTCCTGCCTCAATATCTACTAACCAAATTTCCCGAACAGGAAGCTCATCATAACGTTTAATAAATCCTTCAATTAACTCTGGTGTATAACTAGATCCACCGCCGATTGTAACAATTTTAATTCCAGTCATGCTTTATTCCCCTTTCGCTTCAAGCTTTTTATAAAGGTCGATAAATTCTGCTGCTAATTCTTTTACTGTAATAGAATTCATTAAATGATCTTGTGCATGAATTAAAAGAACACTAATCTCTGTTTTTTCCCCTCTTGCTTCTGATTGTATGAGCTCTGTTTGGAAATGATGCGCTTCATTAATCGCTTCTTTCGCCTTTACCATCGCTTCGTCTGCTTCCGCCATTTTCCCCTGTTTTGCAAATTGAAGCGCCTCCATTGCAAAGCTTCGTGCATTACCACTATTTAAAATCAATTGGAATGGAATTTGTTCTGCTGTAGTCATCATAATTACCGCCCTCTCTATTATGGTTCAACCGATTTAAATACCCCTTCAGTTTGAACATTTCTATTAAAATATTAATTTATGAATGATAGTTTGGTGTTCTTGTAGATGGGTCTCATCTTTCTGAACATGATATAAAGGTAGTTGTTCTGACGAGCTATAAAAACTCGTCAGAACAACACTTTTTAAAGTGATACTGAATTGTCGTTTCCTTTTGTTTCAGCTTTCGCAGCTTGTACATACGTACGGTCACACATTAATACGAATGGATAGTAAATAACTACCGCGATTGCAAAGTTTACTAGCTGCAATGCAGCACCAGCAATGCTTCCACCTGCTACAAGATAACCACTAAAGATTGGTGGCATTGTCCATGGAACTAAAGCAACTGTTTTTGGCACCCATCCTAAGGAAATTGCTGTATAAGAAGTAATAACTAATACAACTGGTGTAAGTACGAATGGAATGATTAACGCTGGGTTTAATACAATTGGTGTACCGAAAATAACTGGTTCGTTAATATTGAAGAAACCAGGACCGATAGATACGCGACCTACACCACGAAGTTGCGCACTCTTTGCAACAAGCATTACTGCTACTAAAAATGCTAATGTTGCACCTGATCCACCGATGTATACGTATACATCAAAGAATGGCTTTGTGAAAATGTGCGGTACATCATATGCAGACATACCATCGTTAAATAATTTAATGTTCTTTTCTAGTGCTGGTAAATAGATTGGGTCGATAATACCACCAATAATATTAGGGCCATGTAATCCGAAGAACCATAATACATGAATAAGTAGAGCTACAATAATTGCACTTGGTAATGTACCTGCTAAACCTTGTAATGGTAATTGAATTGTTTCAAATACGATTTTATGAATACTTGTTCCCGCTAATTTCACAGCTAATTGAATACTTGCTGTTGCGATTAAAATAACAAATGCTGGTACTAATGCTGCAAAGGATTTCATTACTGCTGGTGGAACACCATCTGGCATCTTAATTGTAATATCCCTTTGAACAAAGAACCTGAATACCTCGGTTACAAGAAGAGCTACAATGATAGAAACGAATAAACCTTGTGATCCTGTCCAAGCTAAATCAATACCGCCTTCTTTTGGCGTTGTCGGAGATATAATAATTAATGCACCGAATGTAATAATTGCTGCTGACAACGCGTCTACACCGTAAGATTTCGCTAAATTATAACTTATCCCAACTGCGGCTATGAGGGCTAATATTGCAAAGGACCCTGTCCACATACCACCGCCGATATCTTTCCAAACATCCCCAAATGCACCCTTCATAAGTTTTTGGAATGCATCAACCGGTAGATTATTTATAAGTACTGCAAACGATCCAACTAAAATAAGAGGCATAACTGCGATAAAACCATCGCGGATTGCAACTAAATGACGCTGCGATCCGATTCTTCCTGCGACTGGAACTAAATATTTCTCCATAAATGCAATAAATTTTTGCATTTCGCTTCCCCCCTAATTATTTTTTAAGTGTTAACGCGTGATCTAAAACTGCTTCTCCATTCATCATGCCGTAGTGCATTGGATTAATAACATCGACTCCAACGTTTTTCTCATCGGCAAGCGTTTTCATTGTAGAAAGCATGTAACGAACTTGTGGTCCTAATAATAGTACATCTGCTTGATCGATATTGTTTTTTACTGCATCCCCAGATACAGCCCAAATCTTACCTTCTAGACCGCGAGCTTTTGCAGCCGCTTCCATTTTTGTAACTAGTAAACTTGTAGACATCCCTGCTGAGCAACATAATAAAATATTCATTTGAAAATCCCCCTTGTGTAGTATAAAAAATTTATGTTTATTTATTTTTCTTTACGCTATTTATTAATGCAATTAGCGTGCCAATTTTTCAAAACGCCTAAAATCAGTGTTTTTTCGAGCTTTTTCTTTGTGTGTTAACGCTTTCAATTAGTGTGTCACCCA
Encoded here:
- a CDS encoding PTS sugar transporter subunit IIB — its product is MNILLCCSAGMSTSLLVTKMEAAAKARGLEGKIWAVSGDAVKNNIDQADVLLLGPQVRYMLSTMKTLADEKNVGVDVINPMHYGMMNGEAVLDHALTLKK
- the celF gene encoding 6-phospho-beta-glucosidase → MTGIKIVTIGGGSSYTPELIEGFIKRYDELPVREIWLVDIEAGKEKLEIVGNLAKRMVKKSGLPIDIHLTLDRREALKGADFVTTQLRVGLLEARAKDEAIPLKYDVIGQETNGPGGLFKALRTIPVILDICKDMEELCPNAWLINFANPAGMVTEAVLRYTNIQRVVGLCNVPIGIRMGLARLLEVDASRVHVDFAGLNHMVYGLDVYLDGVSVMDRVLELVTDPEKQITMENIAALNWEPDFIRGLRAIPCPYHRYYYKTREMLEEEKEASIEKGTRAEVVKQLEDDLFELYKDPNLDIKPPQLEKRGGAYYSDAACSLITSIYNNKGDIQPVNTRNNGTIASLPHDSAVEVNCIITKKGPKPIAVGDLPVPVRGLVQQIKSFERTTIEAAITGDYHKALLAMTINPLVPSDKVAKQILDEMLEAHKEHLPQFFKKVEK
- the celB gene encoding PTS cellobiose transporter subunit IIC, producing the protein MQKFIAFMEKYLVPVAGRIGSQRHLVAIRDGFIAVMPLILVGSFAVLINNLPVDAFQKLMKGAFGDVWKDIGGGMWTGSFAILALIAAVGISYNLAKSYGVDALSAAIITFGALIIISPTTPKEGGIDLAWTGSQGLFVSIIVALLVTEVFRFFVQRDITIKMPDGVPPAVMKSFAALVPAFVILIATASIQLAVKLAGTSIHKIVFETIQLPLQGLAGTLPSAIIVALLIHVLWFFGLHGPNIIGGIIDPIYLPALEKNIKLFNDGMSAYDVPHIFTKPFFDVYVYIGGSGATLAFLVAVMLVAKSAQLRGVGRVSIGPGFFNINEPVIFGTPIVLNPALIIPFVLTPVVLVITSYTAISLGWVPKTVALVPWTMPPIFSGYLVAGGSIAGAALQLVNFAIAVVIYYPFVLMCDRTYVQAAKAETKGNDNSVSL
- a CDS encoding PTS lactose/cellobiose transporter subunit IIA, which codes for MMTTAEQIPFQLILNSGNARSFAMEALQFAKQGKMAEADEAMVKAKEAINEAHHFQTELIQSEARGEKTEISVLLIHAQDHLMNSITVKELAAEFIDLYKKLEAKGE